A window of the Bacillus sp. A301a_S52 genome harbors these coding sequences:
- a CDS encoding HAMP domain-containing protein: protein MINTLIRAVKQSLAKKITTWVMAVLMVLVLLIVGGAHWITTNFYQEHLENEVEERLRAHAEILLAEQRGEDIYHYLNQLESGKNSYLIMTDSEGQLVFATDNVLTAFIEDYLEFIETAKGRLETEDEDVVIDEVKMQMAFHIPHVWGAAVIRNDEGEATGYVFIDQDTEELNSARLKLLLLLVVMGAITLGVGYVLVSYLTRKISNPLNEMSQRTEDIAKGDFDIELHVTGKDEVGRLGENIRQMTIQLKEFRDSRRQFISHISHDLRTPITYIKGYSALMKDATQVEQEDWRRHLSVIYEEAKRMENLVSDLFLLTKLEEGKIQLEVAPLYVRSWLEALIESRAIMFDQKEITASLAIDPNLENTTVMLDSFRVAQALINLLENAIRFTPVGGKICLACYLEEDNVVFKVTDTGEGMDKKTTTYIWQRFYKGDPSRSRSNGGTGLGLAIVKQIAEAHDGSVDVTSEPGKGSSFYMYIRAK from the coding sequence ATGATAAACACATTGATTAGGGCGGTGAAACAAAGCCTTGCGAAGAAAATCACGACATGGGTGATGGCTGTATTGATGGTGCTCGTTCTTTTAATAGTGGGTGGTGCTCATTGGATAACGACAAATTTCTATCAAGAGCATCTTGAGAATGAAGTGGAGGAGCGGTTACGTGCTCATGCAGAAATTCTTTTAGCAGAACAGCGGGGAGAGGATATTTATCACTACTTGAATCAATTAGAATCTGGTAAAAATAGTTATTTGATTATGACAGATAGTGAAGGACAGCTGGTTTTTGCTACAGATAATGTGTTAACTGCATTTATAGAAGATTATTTAGAGTTTATCGAGACAGCTAAAGGGAGGCTTGAGACTGAGGACGAAGACGTGGTGATAGACGAGGTAAAGATGCAAATGGCATTCCATATTCCTCATGTGTGGGGGGCGGCTGTCATTCGCAATGATGAAGGGGAAGCCACGGGGTATGTGTTTATTGATCAAGATACCGAAGAGTTAAACAGTGCTCGATTAAAGCTCCTACTTCTTTTGGTCGTGATGGGAGCGATAACGTTGGGGGTTGGTTACGTCCTAGTTTCATATTTAACCCGCAAAATATCAAATCCTCTAAATGAAATGAGTCAACGTACTGAAGATATTGCTAAAGGAGATTTTGATATTGAGCTGCATGTGACTGGTAAAGATGAAGTAGGTAGGCTTGGTGAAAATATTCGACAAATGACAATCCAATTAAAAGAGTTTAGAGATTCAAGAAGGCAATTTATTTCTCATATTTCCCATGATTTAAGAACGCCAATTACGTATATTAAAGGCTATTCAGCATTAATGAAAGATGCTACTCAGGTAGAACAGGAAGACTGGCGGCGACACCTCAGTGTCATCTATGAAGAAGCCAAGCGGATGGAAAATCTGGTCAGTGACCTCTTCTTGTTAACTAAATTAGAAGAAGGGAAAATTCAATTAGAAGTGGCGCCACTATATGTTAGAAGCTGGCTGGAAGCTCTGATTGAAAGTCGAGCAATCATGTTCGATCAAAAAGAAATTACAGCGTCCTTAGCTATCGACCCTAATCTGGAAAACACTACTGTGATGCTAGACTCGTTTAGAGTGGCTCAAGCATTAATAAATTTATTAGAGAATGCGATTCGTTTTACGCCTGTGGGCGGGAAGATCTGCTTAGCGTGTTATCTAGAAGAAGATAACGTTGTTTTTAAAGTCACTGATACAGGTGAAGGTATGGATAAAAAGACAACAACCTACATTTGGCAAAGGTTTTATAAAGGTGATCCATCACGAAGCCGTAGCAATGGAGGGACTGGTTTAGGTTTGGCCATCGTTAAGCAAATTGCTGAGGCGCATGATGGTTCTGTAGATGTGACAAGTGAACCGGGGAAAGGCTCAAGTTTTTATATGTACATAAGAGCGAAGTGA
- a CDS encoding NAD(P)-dependent oxidoreductase — protein MKIAIIGASGKSGSLIMKEALDRGHTVTALVRNPSKVTEPDVNVVEKDIFDITTEDIKNFDVVVNAFNPPHGKEEQHIEAGRVLNNAFKGAPDTRLIIVGGAGTLYVDEDMQTQLIDTPDFPEIAMATASNMRIAFNELLNETGLTWTFVSPAGFFDPNGKRTGSYEKGKDHVILNSQGNSYISYADYAIAIVDNIENPEHINERFTVVGEAQ, from the coding sequence ATGAAAATTGCAATTATTGGTGCTAGTGGGAAGTCTGGCAGTCTCATTATGAAAGAAGCGTTAGATAGAGGACACACTGTTACAGCACTTGTAAGAAATCCATCAAAAGTGACAGAACCTGATGTAAATGTTGTTGAGAAAGATATTTTTGATATCACAACCGAGGACATTAAAAACTTCGATGTTGTCGTTAATGCGTTCAACCCTCCACATGGCAAGGAAGAACAACATATTGAAGCAGGAAGAGTATTAAATAACGCTTTTAAAGGAGCTCCTGACACTCGTTTAATCATTGTTGGCGGAGCGGGAACACTGTATGTAGATGAAGACATGCAAACACAACTTATTGATACACCAGATTTCCCAGAGATAGCAATGGCCACCGCTTCCAATATGCGAATTGCCTTTAATGAGCTATTGAATGAAACAGGTCTTACATGGACATTTGTAAGCCCTGCTGGCTTTTTCGACCCTAATGGTAAACGCACTGGCTCCTATGAAAAAGGGAAAGACCATGTGATTTTAAATTCACAAGGAAATAGCTATATTAGTTATGCAGATTATGCCATTGCCATTGTCGATAACATTGAGAATCCAGAGCATATTAATGAGCGTTTTACTGTTGTCGGTGAGGCTCAGTAG
- a CDS encoding C40 family peptidase, whose protein sequence is MMKATLIFIILVSQNISQLTINDYDTHENKCLYMENPKIYTTLNTGLIEMKSLEKNDTKHTTRTVNPDSLISDAKGLLGSPYVWGGTTPEGFDSSGFIHYVFKQNGITISRTHREYWNEGESVSVPEPGDVVFFETYQPGPSHAGIYIGNNKFIHNSSSKGVIITSMDNPYWKPRYIGAKRYFLP, encoded by the coding sequence ATGATGAAGGCGACTTTAATTTTTATCATCTTAGTGAGCCAGAACATCAGTCAACTTACAATCAACGATTATGACACCCACGAAAACAAATGCCTATACATGGAGAACCCAAAAATATACACAACACTGAATACAGGTTTAATAGAAATGAAAAGTTTAGAGAAAAATGATACGAAACACACCACCAGAACTGTTAATCCGGACAGTTTAATTAGCGATGCTAAAGGGTTACTTGGTTCTCCTTACGTTTGGGGCGGTACAACACCTGAGGGCTTTGACAGTAGTGGTTTTATTCACTATGTTTTTAAGCAAAACGGGATAACTATCTCTCGGACACATCGTGAATATTGGAATGAAGGTGAATCAGTCTCTGTGCCAGAGCCGGGTGATGTTGTCTTTTTTGAAACGTATCAGCCTGGTCCCTCGCATGCAGGAATCTACATTGGCAATAATAAATTTATTCACAACAGTTCTTCAAAAGGCGTGATTATAACGAGTATGGACAATCCTTACTGGAAGCCGAGGTATATTGGCGCCAAACGGTATTTTCTACCTTGA
- a CDS encoding Rrf2 family transcriptional regulator produces MINTRLSVAIHILALVATQQEKPMSSDFIAGSVNTNPVVVRRLSSSLKKAGIMTSRPGQPGAQLRKLPENITLLEVYKAVQTQDELFAIHNKPNPNCEVGSRIQATLDKTFERVQQAMEQELANQTLADVVKELANT; encoded by the coding sequence ATGATAAATACTCGCTTGTCAGTCGCGATTCATATATTAGCTCTTGTTGCAACACAACAGGAGAAACCAATGTCTTCTGATTTTATTGCAGGTAGTGTCAATACTAACCCTGTCGTTGTGAGACGACTCAGCAGCTCGCTAAAAAAAGCTGGCATAATGACATCTAGACCTGGTCAACCTGGTGCCCAATTAAGGAAATTACCAGAGAATATCACATTATTAGAGGTCTACAAAGCGGTGCAAACACAGGATGAGCTCTTTGCTATTCATAACAAACCAAACCCTAATTGTGAGGTAGGAAGCCGCATTCAAGCAACTCTCGATAAAACGTTTGAGCGCGTTCAGCAAGCAATGGAACAAGAATTAGCTAATCAGACATTAGCTGATGTAGTTAAAGAATTAGCTAACACATAA
- a CDS encoding response regulator transcription factor — translation MTGKNILIVDDEGEMRLLIKLCLSKENYTTLEATNGLEALNIIRENDIHLVLLDIMMPQIDGFELLKAMREELDKRTPVILISALGDTDRVVKGLQLGADDYIVKPFEPKELVARITSVIRRSFIQRDTDYSFEIAGIHFFPNKYEITYNDKSMVMTKKEFSILQRLASNPGRVYSREQILDLEWDMGYDGDLRTVDAHIKNIREKLKSEGYNKEIIETVWGVGYKVIEDDKHID, via the coding sequence ATGACAGGAAAAAATATTTTAATCGTTGATGATGAAGGTGAAATGCGTCTATTAATAAAGCTTTGTCTAAGTAAAGAAAATTATACGACACTAGAAGCTACTAATGGCTTGGAAGCGTTAAACATTATTAGAGAGAACGATATCCACCTTGTATTATTAGATATTATGATGCCGCAAATTGATGGATTTGAATTGTTAAAAGCGATGAGAGAAGAACTTGATAAGCGTACACCTGTCATTCTTATATCAGCATTAGGGGACACTGACAGGGTGGTTAAAGGCTTACAATTAGGTGCCGATGACTACATTGTGAAACCATTTGAGCCAAAGGAATTGGTAGCTAGAATCACGTCTGTCATTAGAAGGTCCTTTATTCAAAGAGACACTGATTATTCGTTTGAAATAGCAGGGATACATTTTTTTCCTAATAAATATGAGATCACATATAATGATAAATCAATGGTAATGACAAAAAAAGAGTTCTCGATTTTACAACGTCTCGCTTCTAATCCAGGTCGAGTTTATAGTCGAGAACAGATTTTAGACCTTGAATGGGACATGGGCTACGATGGGGATTTACGAACAGTAGATGCTCATATTAAAAATATCCGGGAAAAGTTGAAAAGTGAAGGATATAATAAAGAAATTATTGAGACGGTATGGGGAGTCGGTTATAAGGTGATAGAAGATGATAAACACATTGATTAG
- a CDS encoding cell wall-binding repeat-containing protein, which translates to MGKKRRLTFVTLTLLLIMSACANPNEEVSPDEKNENETHDMEQNNKQQNEMDVNDHGHHEDQHHEFASPPDKMNPLADESVHHAQTKNVTRLDTESELTMSLYVSQLIWPATHDENRPNTVILAPLDDWQKALVSTTLIHHPNDGPILFMEDGQIEEGVAQEIERLQPKGNNEGVELMVIGDMSEETRSQLETYRIEELNADNNAAFAAKVDQYFSDIIQETPNAVLIGSSEEDAQHYTVIAGNWIAHMNESLLYVDANGLPDETREALEKRGGEAAMYVLGDEEAISDETLTELAEFGEVERIAGNTPEQMAIEFAKYRDEDTHVGWGQTTPGHGFSFVSADKPEMAIAGASLGHLGKHAPLIWLENNKISDDLFDYLAEVRPTFEDNPMAGPYNHSYLLADQTMVPFQVQGILDEKLEISGAHGDH; encoded by the coding sequence ATGGGTAAAAAAAGAAGGTTAACCTTTGTTACTTTAACATTACTACTTATCATGTCGGCATGTGCAAACCCTAACGAGGAGGTAAGTCCTGACGAAAAAAACGAAAATGAAACTCATGATATGGAACAGAATAATAAGCAACAAAATGAGATGGATGTAAATGATCATGGCCATCATGAGGATCAGCATCATGAGTTTGCTTCACCTCCTGATAAAATGAATCCTTTGGCTGATGAAAGTGTGCACCATGCACAAACCAAAAATGTGACGAGACTTGATACAGAATCTGAACTAACTATGTCCCTCTATGTGTCACAGCTTATTTGGCCAGCTACTCATGATGAAAATCGCCCTAATACAGTGATTCTCGCACCACTTGATGATTGGCAAAAAGCGCTTGTAAGCACAACATTAATTCATCATCCTAATGATGGGCCAATTTTATTTATGGAAGATGGTCAAATTGAAGAAGGGGTAGCTCAAGAAATTGAAAGACTTCAGCCTAAAGGAAATAATGAAGGGGTTGAATTGATGGTGATAGGGGACATGTCTGAAGAGACACGCTCTCAGCTGGAGACTTACCGCATTGAAGAGCTTAATGCGGACAATAATGCCGCTTTTGCTGCAAAGGTTGATCAGTATTTTTCAGACATTATTCAAGAGACACCGAATGCTGTTTTGATCGGTTCCTCTGAGGAAGACGCTCAGCACTATACAGTGATTGCCGGTAATTGGATTGCCCATATGAATGAGTCTTTACTATATGTAGACGCAAATGGCTTACCCGATGAAACACGAGAAGCACTTGAAAAACGAGGTGGCGAAGCGGCTATGTACGTACTAGGAGATGAAGAGGCCATCAGTGACGAAACATTGACTGAATTGGCTGAATTTGGGGAAGTAGAGCGTATAGCAGGTAACACTCCTGAACAAATGGCTATTGAATTTGCAAAATATCGTGATGAAGATACACATGTGGGGTGGGGGCAAACAACCCCAGGTCATGGCTTTAGTTTTGTGTCAGCTGACAAGCCGGAGATGGCCATTGCAGGGGCTTCCTTAGGCCATTTAGGGAAACATGCGCCACTTATTTGGCTAGAAAATAATAAGATAAGTGATGACCTTTTTGACTATTTAGCTGAAGTAAGGCCCACATTTGAAGATAACCCTATGGCTGGTCCTTATAATCATTCGTATTTATTAGCTGACCAGACGATGGTGCCTTTTCAAGTCCAAGGAATTTTAGACGAAAAGCTTGAAATTTCCGGAGCACACGGGGATCATTAA